One window of Nakaseomyces glabratus chromosome A, complete sequence genomic DNA carries:
- the KGD4 gene encoding alpha-ketoglutarate dehydrogenase subunit KGD4 (CAGL0A04697g~Ortholog(s) have oxoglutarate dehydrogenase (succinyl-transferring) activity, structural constituent of ribosome activity and role in 2-oxoglutarate metabolic process, tricarboxylic acid cycle), which yields MNPTAAKLAKAYEPMIKFVGTKHPILKHNTDKILPHPCTVNGLIPGGAETVQVADFMKNYTPFQVVPYKNSKANSSTAGSSKYQFTDRALKADEVSSINDLPLRFHYKPIDEAELEVINGGGAY from the coding sequence ATGAACCCAACTGCAGCCAAGTTAGCAAAGGCTTATGAGCCAATGATCAAATTTGTGGGTACAAAACACCCTATTTTGAAACATAACACCGACAAAATATTACCACATCCATGCACCGTTAATGGATTAATCCCTGGTGGTGCAGAGACCGTCCAGGTCGCTGATTTTATGAAGAATTATACTCCATTTCAAGTGGTGCCATACAAGAACAGTAAGGCGAATAGCTCCACTGCTGGCTCTTCAAAATACCAATTCACAGACAGAGCATTGAAGGCGGATGAGGTGTCTTCAATTAACGACTTACCATTGAGATTCCATTACAAACCAATCGATGAAGCGGAACTAGAAGTTATTAATGGAGGAGGTGCttattaa